The genomic stretch CTTACACAAGTTCGCGAGTTATATGTGGTACATATTTATTTATATGGCCAAAACGTACTTATTCGTGTATTAAAAGGATGAGAGGGTAACAGGTTAATCTACGGGAACGTATCCCAAACACAGTATTTGTTATCCCTCTCGGCCTACCTATATAGTAGGCTACAAGATACTTTTTTATTGATCTTGCAAGAATAGTGTATATACGAACACTGATTAACGCAGATGCAACCTTAAATCAGCGTTAATCAGTGTGAATCAGCGTCTTGAAAAAAACTTAAAAAATAACTGTGTCAGACCATATATCTTACGATATTGTATGGTTGACTTGACACTAGTATAAACATGGTAAAGGATCATTCAATAAAAAGGAACCGCAGGAGCTTAATTTACCCCATCTGTCTTTCCCCTCAATGAGAACCCATTCACCCCCCCATCAGGAAATTATATCATACTTCCATAACCATAAGAAAACCATAATTCCCATTAAACAACGGAGACAATCCCATGAACAGCACAAAACCCGGCAAGGTATATCTCGTAGGCAGCGGTCCCGGAGACCCCGAACTCCTTACACTAAAAGCCCGCAGGCTGATAGACGAAGCCGACGTTGTCGTATACGACCAGCTTCCAGGCGAGCAGATACTGGCAAGCATACCAGAAAGGCCAGAGAAGATAGATGCCGGTAAATATGCAGGCAGCCACACCCTCAAGCAGGAGCAGATAAACCAGGCATTAGTAGATAAGGCCAAAGAAGGGAAAAAAGTAGTCAGGTTAAAAGGCGGCGACCCCTACGTGTTCGGCCGGGGCGGTGAGGAAGCGCAGGTACTGGTAAGCCATGGCATCAAAGTGGAAGTCGTGCCAGGTATCACCTCAGCCATAGCAGCTCCTGCCTATGCGGGTATACCGGTGACACACAGGGACCACGCCAGCATGGTTACATTCATCACAGGCCACGAAGACCCGACCAAGGAAGATTCTGCACTGGACTGGGACACACTGGCACATTTTGGCGGAACCATTGTAATCCTTATGGGTGTCAGCATGCTGCCCAGAAACGTCAGCGAACTGCTCAAACACGGCAAGGACCCGGCAACCCCGGTAGCCCTGATCGAAAGAGGTACCCGGCCTGACCAGCGCACTACAGTGGGGACGCTGGATAACATTGTCAAACTGGCTAAGGAAAGGGGTGTCAAAGCCCCGGCCATTACTATAATAGGCGGCGTGGTCACCCTGCATGATGAACTGGGTGAGATCAGGTAGAAATCAAACAGGTTTGATGGATAACATGGGCAGTACTAACACTAACAATAAACCCGGGCCTACAGTTGCCATAATGCGGCCTGAGCGCTACGAACAGGATTCGATACGAATATGCAGGCAGGCCGGATTTGAGGTAATATCCGTTCCCATGATTGAGATACTGGGAAAAAAGGATGAGCACTTTGACGGTTTTGTCTCAAGGGTGCTAACGGGAAAGTCTGATATTGTGATATTTACCAGTGCAAACGGCATATACCACACGCTGGACAAGGTGCCTGACCGGGAAGTTTTCATTAATGCCTTGAACCGCCTGACCAACATTGCCATAGGTCCCAAGACAAGAGAAGCAGCAGAGGAGCAGGGAATAGAGATATCATACATGCCTGAATCGTACAGTTCAAAAGGACTGGTAGAAGCCATCAGGCATAAAGCAAAGGGAAAAGTGGTGGATATTGCCAGGAGTTCACATGGTGCGGCTGTACTTGTGGATGGACTAAAGGCAGCCGGTGCTCAAGTTTTCGAGACCCAGGTGTATGAGATTGCCAGGCCCGGAAAAGACAGTGCACAGGAAGAACTTTTGCAGGCAATTATGGACCAAACAGTTGATGCGGTGGTGTTCACCAGCTCTATGATGGTCAGGAATTTCCTTGATCTGGCATCGCAGATGGGGGTAAGGGATACGGTCATCCAGGTCTTGAACAGTAAAGGCACGGTGGTTGCAGCTATCGGACATCCAACTGCCAATACATTAAATATGTATAAAATCCAGGTTACAATCGTTTCAAGTGAATATACCTTTAAAGCATTGATACATGAAGTAAAAAAAGAATTTGGGATTGATCATGACTGAACTTATTGTAGATGATAAAGCCATAGCATTCATAAAAGCTGAACTAAAGAGGGCAAATTCACCGGCAGCACGTTTGTTTGTAACAGGCGGGGGCTGCTGCCAGCATCTTGATATTGCGGTAGTGGAAAAGGAAATTGCCAGGGATATCAAGCATGTTAAGGATGGTGTCACATTCCATGTGGAAAAATACCTTGATGATAACACGTTTTCCCTGGAGATCACTTTTGATGAAAAGCGTGAGGTATTGTCTGCAACCATTAATTACAAGAGTTGTTAATAACGAGACGGAGTATATAGATGATAGGCATTTCAAAACTTTATTGCGGGACAGTTGAGCCTTCCGATGCACTTAGATACGAGCGGGATTCCAGTAAACTTCCATCCCATCTGCTGCAGTTTTCAAAAGACAAGAAACCAGTAGTGGTCTGGAATATGGGCCGGCGCTGCAACTTGAAGTGCATACACTGCTATGCCCAATCCAGGGATATCGAGTATGAGGATGAATTAACCACCCGGCAGGGCAAGGAACTCATTGATGACCTGGCCCAATTCGGCTCGCCTGTTATTTTATTCTCAGGCGGCGAACCCACAATGCGAAAAGACCTCCCGGAACTTGCTATGCATGCAAGGGATAAGGGAATGCGCGCTGTGATATCCACCAATGGCACCCTTATTGATGAAAAGATGGCCAAAGTCCTGAAGGATATCGGTCTATCGTATGTAGGAGTTTCACTGGATGGGATGAGGGAGACCAACGATAAGTTCAGGGGCGTGCCCGGTGCTTTTGATGCTGCATTGCAGGGTATGCGTAACTGCAAGAAAGAGGGTATCAAGGTGGGTCTGCGGTTCACTATCAACAAGAAGAACGCACAGGATATACCTGCGATTTTCGACCTGCTCGAAGAAGAGGGCATACCCAGGGTCTGCTTCTACCACCTGGTCTACGCAGGCCGGGGTTCGAAACTGGTGGAAGAGGACCTGTCCCATGAAGAAAGCCGTCGAGTGGTGGACCTTATCATGGACAAGACAAAGGAAATGCATGACAAAGGTTTCCCAATGGAAGTGCTTACTGTTGACAACCATTGTGACGGGCCTTATGTTTATTTCCGCCTCCAAAAAGAGGACCCCGAACGTGCTGCCGAGGTGTATGAACTGCTAATGATGAACCAGGGCAACTCCACTGGGATTGGTATCGGTTGTGTATCATGGGACGGTTCGGTCCATGCTGACCAGTTCTGGAGGCATTATTCTTTTGGTAATGTGAAGGAGAGACCTTTTAGCGAAATATGGATGGATACCAGTGACGAGCTTATGGCCGGTCTCAAGGACCGCAAAGCCCTGATAAAAGCTAATGCTGACAGATGTGCAAAATGTAAATGGCTGGAAATCTGCAATGCTAACTTCAGGGTCAGGGCCGAGGCTATTTATGATAATGTATGGGCTGATGACCCTGCATGTTACCTGACTAAAGACGAGATCGGGTACGATGAGGTAAGGGAAGAGTAATTTACAGTGACCACGCCTGGGCTAAACCTGGTTTTTACGGGCCTCTGCCACTACATTTGCAATCCGGGCAGCAAATGCTCCGGCCACGAATCCTGCATCTATATTAACCACACTCAGTACTGAACATGATTGCAGCATAGTATGCAGCGCTGCCGTCCCACCGCCGCCGGCACCGTATCCTGATGATACTGGTAGCCCTATTACAGGTACATCCACGATGCCGGATACTATAGTGGGAAGTGTCCCCTCCCGGCCGGCTGCCACTACAATTGCATCAATGCCTTTCTTTATTATATCCTCCAGGGGGGGGAACAACCTGTGGATACCGGCAGCCCCTACATCGTAGATGGTATGTACTGTCACCCCCATCTCCTGTGCAATAATCCTTGCTTCTTCGGCAACCGGTACGTCCACAGTGCCTGCTGTGATTATGCCAATAGCACCACCGGTCTTATCTACCTGGAAACCATCGGCTCTGAGAATGGCAATCCTGGCATACTTGTTCCATTCAACTGTGTGTTTTTGTTCAAGCACAGTAAGCTGTTCGTCCGAGACCCTGGTGAGTATGGCCCTTCCTTCATGTTTTAGATGTTCAATGGCAATATTGGCCAGGTCATCCGGGTTTTTTCCTTCTGAAAAGATGGCTTCAGGTATGCCTGTACGTTTCATCCGGTAGGGGTCGATGTTGGATATTTCGCTTAATATGTGGATATTACCGAGACGGATCTGTTTGCTGGCTTCGTCAACTTCGATGTCTCCGTTTTTTAATCTTTCAAGTAGACTGTTTAAATCCATGAAATATTTCAATCCTTTTTCCGGCTAATAATTGATTCCCATATCCAAACAACATGCAATTGCTCATTAAACCTGTTATGTGATAATTAATAAGCTGTTAAGGGTATTATATATGCTTGTATGAATATATTTCCATTATTGTAGGGATATTTTTTTGTTATACAGGGAGATGCGGTCCTGAAAAATACATTGGCATTAAAATGACACTAGAAATAATAGTTGACAATACTTGCACAGGTTGTGGACGCTGCAAGAAGGTATGTCCAAAAGGTCCGATAATATGGGACATTATAATCAGGAAAGATGGTAATCCTAAATATTTTGCAGCGAACCCGGATTCATGTCTCTTCTGCAAGAATTGTGTGGGTGTATGTCCTGTAATAGCGATTACCGTGCGGAATAGAAGTACATCCTGTTGATGTGTCACATTGGACCGGATTATCAAAATGAATCTGGGCTGGAAATATTTCAATATCAGCCACAGAAAAAAGTAATAACGCTTAGTATCCTCCAATGATCGAGATGTGCACCTGACAAGATGGGGTGATTTTGAACCACAGATACATGCTGATGAAGGCGGATATTATCGTATCTGCGTATATCTACGGTTCAAAACTCACAAGAATCCACAAGGCTGTCCGGCAATTACTTGTAAAAAGCAAGTAAAACAGGCTGTCCCAAAAACAACTTTTTACGACACATTGAAGTTCTGAGAATTTCCAACACACGAAGCCAACATCTTAATTTCCTTAAATTTTGTGCATGCATACATGGAAATCCACATATTTCACCGAAAGTTCACCAAAAACGTGGTTTTAAGCACCAATTACAACATTTTTCATGTCCACAACGAACTGATCTGCCCCCTCCGCCCTCACACTGTGATCGAAAAGCAGCACGTCCGCCTCAGCCAGATATCGCGACAGATAGTGTGCGGGTGCTCTGCAATGCGGGCGGCGACCTCGGGTGGTGGTGGGCTGCCGGCAGCGGCTATGGCTGTTAAAATATATAATCTACATGATGGTGAAACTGCATAGGACACAAAGGTTCGCAGAACATTTTTGTTTTTCTCTGCGTTCCTCCAGTGCGACAAGAAGTTATATCATGAATTGCA from ANME-2 cluster archaeon encodes the following:
- a CDS encoding uroporphyrinogen-III synthase, which produces MGSTNTNNKPGPTVAIMRPERYEQDSIRICRQAGFEVISVPMIEILGKKDEHFDGFVSRVLTGKSDIVIFTSANGIYHTLDKVPDREVFINALNRLTNIAIGPKTREAAEEQGIEISYMPESYSSKGLVEAIRHKAKGKVVDIARSSHGAAVLVDGLKAAGAQVFETQVYEIARPGKDSAQEELLQAIMDQTVDAVVFTSSMMVRNFLDLASQMGVRDTVIQVLNSKGTVVAAIGHPTANTLNMYKIQVTIVSSEYTFKALIHEVKKEFGIDHD
- the ahbC gene encoding 12,18-didecarboxysiroheme deacetylase, translating into MIGISKLYCGTVEPSDALRYERDSSKLPSHLLQFSKDKKPVVVWNMGRRCNLKCIHCYAQSRDIEYEDELTTRQGKELIDDLAQFGSPVILFSGGEPTMRKDLPELAMHARDKGMRAVISTNGTLIDEKMAKVLKDIGLSYVGVSLDGMRETNDKFRGVPGAFDAALQGMRNCKKEGIKVGLRFTINKKNAQDIPAIFDLLEEEGIPRVCFYHLVYAGRGSKLVEEDLSHEESRRVVDLIMDKTKEMHDKGFPMEVLTVDNHCDGPYVYFRLQKEDPERAAEVYELLMMNQGNSTGIGIGCVSWDGSVHADQFWRHYSFGNVKERPFSEIWMDTSDELMAGLKDRKALIKANADRCAKCKWLEICNANFRVRAEAIYDNVWADDPACYLTKDEIGYDEVREE
- the cobA gene encoding uroporphyrinogen-III C-methyltransferase: MNSTKPGKVYLVGSGPGDPELLTLKARRLIDEADVVVYDQLPGEQILASIPERPEKIDAGKYAGSHTLKQEQINQALVDKAKEGKKVVRLKGGDPYVFGRGGEEAQVLVSHGIKVEVVPGITSAIAAPAYAGIPVTHRDHASMVTFITGHEDPTKEDSALDWDTLAHFGGTIVILMGVSMLPRNVSELLKHGKDPATPVALIERGTRPDQRTTVGTLDNIVKLAKERGVKAPAITIIGGVVTLHDELGEIR
- the larB gene encoding nickel pincer cofactor biosynthesis protein LarB, with product MDLNSLLERLKNGDIEVDEASKQIRLGNIHILSEISNIDPYRMKRTGIPEAIFSEGKNPDDLANIAIEHLKHEGRAILTRVSDEQLTVLEQKHTVEWNKYARIAILRADGFQVDKTGGAIGIITAGTVDVPVAEEARIIAQEMGVTVHTIYDVGAAGIHRLFPPLEDIIKKGIDAIVVAAGREGTLPTIVSGIVDVPVIGLPVSSGYGAGGGGTAALHTMLQSCSVLSVVNIDAGFVAGAFAARIANVVAEARKNQV
- a CDS encoding 4Fe-4S dicluster domain-containing protein — its product is MTLEIIVDNTCTGCGRCKKVCPKGPIIWDIIIRKDGNPKYFAANPDSCLFCKNCVGVCPVIAITVRNRSTSC